One window from the genome of Kaistella carnis encodes:
- a CDS encoding MerR family transcriptional regulator encodes MKVNLPDKLYYSIGEVAKAFDVNASLIRYWEQEFPIIKPKKNKKGNRYFTPEDIKNLKIIYHLVKEKGYTLDGARIALTTNSKISETVSMIDRLEFVKAELIKLKDSLVEKPE; translated from the coding sequence ATGAAAGTTAATTTACCTGATAAACTCTACTATTCTATTGGCGAAGTTGCAAAAGCTTTTGATGTCAATGCTTCCCTAATTCGTTATTGGGAACAGGAATTCCCGATCATCAAACCCAAAAAAAATAAAAAAGGAAATCGCTATTTCACGCCGGAGGATATTAAAAATCTAAAGATTATTTATCATTTGGTTAAAGAAAAAGGCTACACTTTGGATGGAGCGAGAATTGCGTTGACCACAAATTCGAAAATCTCTGAAACCGTTTCTATGATTGACCGTTTGGAGTTCGTAAAAGCCGAATTGATTAAATTAAAAGATTCCCTGGTAGAAAAACCCGAATAA